The Kineothrix sp. MB12-C1 genome includes a window with the following:
- the trpB gene encoding tryptophan synthase subunit beta → MSKGRYGSHGGQYIPETLMNEVLKLEESYEFYKNDEEFNRELNDLLNHYAGRPSLLYYAEKMTKDIGGAKIYLKREDLNHTGSHKINNVLGQVLLAKKMGKTRVIAETGAGQHGVATATAAALLGMECEIFMGKEDTDRQALNVYRMELLGAKVHPVTSGTMTLKDAVNETMREWTNRVYDTHYVLGSVMGPHPFPMIVRDFQSVISKEAREQILECEGKLPSAVIACVGGGSNAMGMFYHFIEDKEVSLIGCEAAGRGLDTEEHAATIAKGTLGVFHGMKSYFCQNEYGQIAPVYSISAGLDYPGIGPEHANLYDSGRASYVPVTDDEAVEAFEYLARTEGIICAIESAHAVAHVRKIASSMNKDDVIIVCLSGRGDKDVAAIARYKGVNINE, encoded by the coding sequence ATGTCTAAGGGAAGATATGGTTCGCACGGCGGACAATATATACCGGAAACCTTAATGAACGAGGTTCTGAAGCTGGAAGAGAGCTATGAATTTTATAAAAACGATGAGGAATTCAATAGAGAACTTAACGACTTATTGAATCACTACGCAGGAAGGCCTTCTCTCTTATATTATGCCGAGAAGATGACGAAGGATATCGGAGGGGCTAAAATCTATTTAAAGCGTGAGGACTTGAACCATACCGGTTCCCATAAAATCAATAACGTGTTGGGGCAAGTGTTGCTTGCGAAGAAAATGGGGAAAACAAGAGTGATAGCAGAAACCGGAGCAGGGCAACACGGTGTGGCAACGGCAACGGCAGCAGCTCTCCTCGGCATGGAATGTGAGATTTTCATGGGAAAAGAGGATACGGACAGACAGGCGCTTAACGTATATCGTATGGAGCTTCTGGGTGCAAAGGTGCATCCGGTCACGAGTGGGACGATGACTCTTAAGGATGCGGTAAATGAGACGATGCGTGAATGGACGAATCGGGTATATGATACCCATTATGTACTGGGCTCGGTGATGGGACCTCATCCGTTTCCGATGATTGTCAGGGATTTCCAAAGTGTAATCAGCAAGGAAGCGCGAGAGCAGATCCTCGAATGCGAAGGAAAGCTTCCGAGCGCAGTAATCGCCTGTGTGGGAGGCGGAAGCAATGCGATGGGAATGTTTTATCATTTCATTGAAGATAAAGAGGTGTCTCTTATCGGATGTGAAGCGGCGGGGCGCGGACTGGACACGGAAGAACATGCGGCAACGATTGCGAAAGGAACCTTGGGCGTATTCCACGGAATGAAATCGTATTTTTGTCAGAATGAATACGGACAGATTGCGCCGGTTTATTCTATATCGGCAGGACTGGATTATCCGGGAATCGGGCCGGAGCATGCGAATTTGTATGATAGCGGGAGGGCGAGCTATGTTCCCGTTACCGATGATGAAGCGGTGGAAGCGTTCGAATATTTGGCAAGAACGGAAGGAATTATATGTGCGATTGAAAGTGCCCATGCAGTAGCTCATGTGAGAAAGATTGCTTCATCCATGAATAAAGACGATGTTATTATCGTTTGTCTCTCCGGAAGAGGAGATAAGGACGTAGCGGCAATTGCCAGATACAAGGGGGTGAACATTAATGAGTAA
- a CDS encoding DUF5721 family protein — MKAYQINDLKNFMNKLLLSESFDFFLLEEGTIVTYNTFHIDGHIRKDFYTKEEQEDSSLCPYDFSLWKDMRPLCFQLIKGKRTPISFKFVLLLLPGHRNKILSTGGYEEQAHQVKSFLLTVKYDGTAATIITGTSTNTFLMDKTPEHLWDQAFQKFMDKQQIIWEEL; from the coding sequence ATGAAAGCATATCAAATCAACGATTTAAAAAACTTTATGAATAAACTGCTCCTTTCCGAGAGCTTCGACTTCTTTTTGCTCGAAGAGGGCACAATTGTCACTTACAATACGTTTCATATAGACGGGCATATCCGCAAAGACTTTTACACAAAAGAAGAGCAGGAGGATTCTTCCCTCTGCCCTTACGATTTCTCCCTATGGAAGGATATGCGCCCGCTTTGTTTCCAATTAATCAAAGGCAAGAGGACTCCTATCAGCTTCAAATTCGTCCTTCTGCTCCTACCCGGTCACCGGAACAAAATATTGTCCACCGGAGGATATGAGGAACAAGCACATCAAGTCAAGTCTTTCCTCCTGACGGTAAAATATGACGGCACTGCTGCCACTATCATAACCGGCACTTCTACCAATACTTTTCTGATGGATAAGACGCCGGAGCATCTATGGGATCAGGCCTTCCAGAAATTTATGGATAAGCAGCAAATCATCTGGGAAGAGCTTTGA
- a CDS encoding SpoVA/SpoVAEb family sporulation membrane protein yields MDYINAFWVGGLICALVQILMEKTKMMPGRIMVLLVCLGAVISVFGIYEPFQEYAGAGASVPLLGFGNVLMKGVKEAVDSDGFIGIFQGGFKAGAVGTSAALIFGYLASLAFNPKMKK; encoded by the coding sequence ATGGACTATATTAATGCTTTCTGGGTAGGCGGGCTGATTTGTGCTCTCGTTCAGATTTTAATGGAAAAGACTAAGATGATGCCGGGGCGCATCATGGTGCTTCTCGTGTGCCTGGGAGCGGTCATTAGCGTGTTTGGAATATATGAACCCTTTCAGGAATATGCGGGAGCTGGAGCTTCGGTGCCCCTTCTTGGCTTCGGCAATGTACTCATGAAGGGTGTGAAGGAGGCAGTGGACTCAGATGGTTTCATCGGCATTTTCCAGGGCGGATTTAAAGCGGGGGCAGTTGGGACGAGTGCTGCTTTGATCTTCGGGTATTTGGCGAGCCTTGCGTTCAATCCGAAGATGAAGAAATAA
- the trpD gene encoding anthranilate phosphoribosyltransferase, whose product MIKEAIQKVVVKQNLSFQEAEEVMDEIMSGTASQIQMSAYLTALALKGENIEEITASAAGMRKHCIRLLHDMDVLEIVGTGGDKSNSFNISTTSAIVVSASGIPIAKHGNRAASSKSGAADVLEALGVNINLSPEKSKALLEEIGICFLFAQNYHIAMKYVAPVRKELGIRTVFNILGPLSNPAGANMQLLGVYDEELVEPMAKVLDNLGVRNAMVVFGQDGLDEISMSAPTSVCEVRNNEFRKYIIEPEQFGMVRCRKEDLTGGTPQENAEITLSILRGETGPKRDAVVLNSAAALYVADSSLTLQDAINKVQETIDSGKALKQLERFVALSNSR is encoded by the coding sequence ATGATTAAAGAAGCAATTCAAAAAGTAGTGGTGAAACAGAATTTAAGCTTTCAGGAAGCGGAAGAAGTGATGGATGAAATCATGAGCGGAACGGCTTCCCAGATTCAGATGTCAGCCTATCTGACCGCACTGGCATTAAAGGGTGAGAATATCGAAGAGATTACCGCATCGGCAGCAGGTATGAGAAAGCATTGCATTCGCCTTCTGCACGATATGGATGTGCTGGAGATTGTCGGAACGGGAGGAGATAAGTCTAATTCCTTCAATATATCCACGACTTCTGCAATTGTCGTGTCGGCGTCAGGAATTCCTATTGCAAAGCACGGCAACCGTGCAGCCAGCAGTAAGAGCGGGGCCGCCGACGTATTAGAGGCATTAGGGGTGAATATCAATCTCTCTCCGGAAAAGAGTAAAGCTCTTTTAGAAGAAATCGGCATCTGCTTCTTATTCGCTCAGAACTATCATATCGCTATGAAATATGTGGCTCCCGTAAGAAAAGAGTTAGGAATCCGTACCGTATTCAATATTTTAGGGCCGCTTTCCAATCCGGCAGGTGCCAATATGCAGCTTCTTGGCGTATACGATGAAGAGTTGGTGGAGCCTATGGCGAAGGTACTTGATAATCTGGGTGTGAGAAATGCGATGGTCGTATTCGGACAGGATGGGTTGGATGAGATATCCATGAGTGCTCCCACATCTGTGTGTGAAGTGAGAAATAATGAGTTTAGAAAATATATCATAGAGCCGGAACAGTTCGGTATGGTAAGATGTAGGAAGGAAGATCTGACAGGAGGGACGCCTCAGGAGAATGCGGAGATTACTCTTTCGATTCTAAGAGGAGAGACCGGGCCGAAAAGAGATGCGGTAGTGCTTAATTCGGCAGCAGCCCTTTACGTAGCGGACTCCTCACTCACTTTGCAGGATGCAATAAATAAAGTGCAGGAAACGATAGATAGCGGAAAAGCGCTTAAGCAGCTCGAGAGATTTGTTGCTTTGTCTAATTCAAGATGA
- the trpC gene encoding indole-3-glycerol phosphate synthase TrpC gives MILEEIAARTYVRVEELKKKHDIYSLRRDAEGMGKGGDFPFQQALAAEGMSFICEVKKASPSKGVIAEDFPYLDIAREYEEAGAAAISVLTEPYYFMGSDDYLRSIAQTVTIPTLRKDFTIDAYQIFEAKLMGASAILLICALLEKERMKDYLEIAHSLGLSALVEAHTEEEAEAALYANAGIIGVNNRNLKTFEVDITTSSRLRKMIPEDILFVSESGIRTAQDIEILRQNKTDAVLIGETFMRSTDKKRQLALLRGEEV, from the coding sequence ATGATATTAGAGGAAATTGCAGCGCGCACTTATGTGCGGGTGGAAGAACTGAAAAAGAAGCACGATATCTATTCTCTGCGAAGAGATGCGGAAGGAATGGGAAAAGGCGGTGATTTTCCTTTTCAACAGGCGCTGGCGGCAGAAGGGATGTCATTTATCTGCGAGGTGAAGAAGGCTTCCCCATCAAAAGGAGTGATTGCAGAGGATTTTCCTTATCTGGATATTGCGAGGGAGTATGAAGAAGCCGGAGCGGCAGCAATCTCTGTATTGACGGAGCCTTATTATTTTATGGGAAGCGATGATTACCTGCGTTCCATTGCACAGACCGTAACAATTCCTACACTTCGTAAGGATTTTACGATCGACGCTTATCAAATATTCGAAGCGAAGCTTATGGGAGCCTCAGCTATTCTGCTTATCTGTGCTCTGTTGGAGAAGGAACGGATGAAGGACTATCTGGAAATAGCACATAGTCTCGGTCTATCCGCCCTTGTGGAAGCCCATACGGAGGAAGAAGCGGAAGCGGCCCTTTATGCGAATGCCGGTATTATCGGCGTGAACAATCGGAACTTGAAAACATTTGAAGTGGATATTACGACGAGCAGCCGGCTGCGGAAGATGATACCGGAAGATATCTTATTCGTATCGGAGAGCGGCATTCGTACGGCACAGGACATAGAAATCTTGAGACAGAACAAAACGGACGCCGTTTTAATCGGGGAGACTTTCATGAGGAGTACCGATAAGAAAAGGCAGCTTGCCCTATTGCGAGGAGAAGAAGTGTGA
- a CDS encoding anthranilate synthase component II: MILLIDNYDSFSYNLYQLIGSIHPGIKVIRNDEMTISEIEMLDISHIILSPGPGRPADAGICEEVIGHFQGKLPIFGVCLGHQAICEVYGAQVSYAKELMHGKQSEVHIDGECRIFQGLPGKIKAARYHSLAAVEKTMPEELEVIARTEDGEIMAVKHKNFEIYGVQFHPESILTPDGETILRNFLN, encoded by the coding sequence ATGATATTATTGATCGATAATTATGATAGTTTTTCCTATAATTTATATCAGCTCATCGGTTCCATCCATCCGGGAATTAAGGTTATCCGAAATGATGAAATGACAATTTCCGAAATAGAGATGTTGGATATCAGCCATATTATCTTATCGCCGGGGCCGGGCAGACCTGCGGATGCCGGAATCTGTGAAGAAGTAATCGGACACTTCCAAGGAAAACTTCCTATATTCGGCGTTTGCCTTGGACATCAGGCAATCTGTGAAGTATATGGTGCACAGGTATCTTATGCTAAGGAATTGATGCATGGGAAGCAATCGGAAGTACACATAGATGGAGAGTGCAGGATATTCCAAGGACTTCCGGGTAAGATCAAAGCGGCGAGATATCATTCCCTGGCGGCGGTAGAGAAGACGATGCCGGAAGAACTGGAGGTTATCGCGCGGACAGAGGATGGGGAGATTATGGCGGTAAAGCATAAGAACTTTGAAATATATGGTGTACAGTTCCACCCGGAATCTATTTTAACGCCGGATGGGGAGACGATACTTCGCAACTTTTTAAATTAA
- the trpE gene encoding anthranilate synthase component I — MYTPSLEEVKSYAPDYKTVPISRVIYSDMCTPIQVLQILKSVSCHCYMLESLEDTDKWGRYTFLGYDPKLEITCTDSVVRIRTGTELVIKDASPAQYIRQIIEENKSPRIEELPTFTGGLVGYFSYDYIKYSEPTLSLDAKDEENFKDVDLMLFDKVIAFDNLKQKIILIVNMKTDAPDENYKKAIRELDDMVSLITNGTPADIKPLHIKSDFRPLFQEKEYCRMVEKAKHYIHEGDIFQVVLSNRLEVDVEGSLFDTYRVLRTTNPSPYMFYFSSDDIEIAGASPETLVKLDNGNLYTFPLAGTRPRGKTKQEDEAFEKELLADPKELAEHNMLVDLGRNDIGKISKFGTVQVERYMSIERFSHVMHIGSTVKGEIRDDKTALNAIGAVLPAGTLSGAPKIRACEIINELENNKRGIYGGAIGYIDFTGNMDTCIAIRIAFKKNGKVFIRSGAGIVADSVPEKEYQECINKAKAVVNALKAAEGGM; from the coding sequence ATGTACACACCGAGTTTGGAAGAAGTAAAATCTTACGCCCCCGATTACAAAACAGTTCCCATCAGTCGGGTCATCTATTCCGATATGTGCACACCGATCCAGGTGCTGCAAATATTAAAGTCAGTAAGCTGTCATTGTTATATGCTGGAAAGCCTTGAGGATACGGATAAATGGGGAAGATACACCTTCCTGGGCTATGATCCGAAGTTGGAGATCACCTGTACGGATTCCGTAGTGCGCATCCGCACAGGTACGGAACTCGTTATAAAGGACGCGAGCCCTGCGCAGTATATTCGCCAAATCATAGAGGAGAATAAAAGTCCGAGAATTGAGGAACTTCCGACTTTTACCGGTGGTCTTGTGGGATATTTCTCTTACGACTACATTAAATACAGCGAACCTACCTTAAGCCTAGATGCTAAGGATGAGGAAAATTTCAAAGATGTGGACCTTATGTTGTTCGATAAAGTAATTGCCTTCGATAATTTGAAGCAGAAGATTATCCTGATAGTGAATATGAAGACGGATGCGCCGGATGAAAACTATAAGAAAGCGATACGGGAATTGGACGATATGGTATCTCTTATCACCAATGGAACGCCTGCGGATATAAAGCCGCTTCACATTAAATCGGACTTCCGTCCGCTTTTTCAGGAAAAGGAATATTGCCGGATGGTAGAGAAGGCGAAGCATTATATTCACGAAGGGGATATTTTTCAAGTAGTATTGTCGAATCGCCTGGAAGTGGATGTAGAAGGCAGCCTGTTCGATACCTACCGAGTGCTTCGAACGACGAATCCGTCCCCCTATATGTTCTATTTCAGCAGTGATGATATAGAAATTGCAGGCGCTTCGCCGGAGACTTTGGTGAAATTGGATAATGGCAATCTGTATACCTTTCCGTTGGCGGGAACAAGGCCGAGGGGGAAGACGAAACAGGAAGATGAAGCTTTTGAGAAGGAATTACTCGCGGACCCTAAGGAACTTGCGGAACATAATATGTTGGTAGACCTTGGAAGGAACGATATCGGGAAGATAAGCAAATTTGGCACCGTACAAGTGGAAAGATATATGTCTATTGAGCGCTTTTCTCATGTAATGCACATCGGTTCTACGGTAAAAGGAGAAATCAGAGATGATAAAACGGCGCTTAATGCGATAGGGGCAGTACTTCCCGCAGGAACACTTTCGGGAGCGCCGAAGATTCGTGCATGTGAAATTATCAATGAATTGGAGAACAACAAAAGAGGTATTTATGGGGGTGCCATAGGATATATCGATTTTACCGGAAATATGGATACGTGCATTGCCATACGAATTGCTTTTAAGAAAAATGGAAAGGTATTTATCCGGTCAGGAGCCGGAATTGTGGCGGATAGTGTACCGGAAAAAGAATATCAGGAATGTATCAATAAAGCAAAGGCAGTGGTGAATGCATTAAAAGCAGCGGAAGGAGGAATGTAA
- a CDS encoding phosphoribosylanthranilate isomerase has product MRPKIKICGLTRECDIDYINEAQPEYIGFVFAKSRRQISEEYASALKARTRKEINVVGVFVDAPQEQIIRLMENKIIDIAQFHGSESPSYMEGVKKRVDGYLIKAVRMGEDGYSTSFFEDYKEAGADYFLFDSASASHPTNYGGTGITFDWSKIPAVPLPFFLAGGLHADNAEAAASIVKPYAIDLSSGVEVNGVKDKDKILEIIRRVRNV; this is encoded by the coding sequence GTGAGACCGAAGATAAAGATATGCGGATTGACAAGAGAGTGTGATATCGATTACATCAATGAAGCCCAACCGGAATACATCGGCTTTGTATTTGCGAAGAGCAGGCGGCAGATTAGCGAAGAATATGCGTCAGCTTTGAAGGCGAGGACAAGGAAAGAGATAAATGTTGTCGGAGTATTCGTAGATGCGCCTCAGGAACAGATAATCCGTCTGATGGAAAATAAAATCATAGATATCGCCCAGTTTCATGGAAGTGAATCCCCTTCCTATATGGAAGGAGTGAAAAAGCGAGTAGATGGATATCTTATCAAGGCAGTGCGTATGGGAGAGGATGGATATTCGACATCCTTTTTCGAAGATTATAAAGAGGCAGGAGCCGATTACTTTCTGTTCGACAGTGCATCTGCCAGTCATCCAACAAATTACGGTGGAACGGGTATTACCTTTGATTGGAGCAAGATTCCGGCGGTTCCCCTTCCCTTTTTCCTTGCAGGAGGGCTACATGCCGATAATGCGGAGGCAGCAGCATCTATAGTAAAGCCTTATGCCATAGATTTGAGCAGCGGTGTGGAAGTAAATGGAGTAAAGGATAAGGATAAAATATTAGAAATTATAAGGAGGGTTAGAAATGTCTAA
- a CDS encoding LacI family DNA-binding transcriptional regulator gives MENVTITDIARICGVSATTVSRVINNSPGISKDTRIKILNVIKENNYVPNNSARNLKRVESDAIAILAKGLSNPFVAQIIAIGEKECDKRKYSFVFQIVDDAEDEMDVAIELMKEKRLKGIVFFGGLFSQDANKINQITIPIVACTIDIKNSLGEDCCSSVFVDDIVESMKIVDYLCRLGHEDIAMIAGFENDESIGKRRYEGYKMALLKNGIKVNPALVRKMKSNLNGYSLKNGYEVTKELLQSGEKVTAIFAPSDYMAIGACKAIFDSGKKVPEDISVAGYDGLEIADYYQPSLTTIRQPIGDMIDKALDLLFDTMEKEAKVKHIIFEGTLIKGASTAYRSV, from the coding sequence ATGGAGAATGTAACAATTACTGATATTGCACGTATATGTGGAGTCAGTGCGACAACCGTGTCCAGAGTAATCAATAATAGCCCCGGAATCAGCAAAGATACTAGGATAAAAATCTTAAATGTTATAAAGGAAAATAACTATGTTCCGAATAACAGTGCAAGGAATCTAAAAAGAGTGGAATCAGATGCAATTGCAATTCTGGCTAAAGGTCTGAGCAATCCTTTTGTGGCTCAAATTATTGCCATTGGCGAAAAGGAATGTGATAAGAGAAAGTATTCTTTCGTATTTCAGATAGTAGACGATGCGGAAGATGAAATGGATGTTGCTATTGAACTGATGAAAGAAAAGAGGCTGAAAGGTATCGTTTTTTTTGGCGGTTTGTTCAGTCAGGATGCGAATAAAATCAATCAGATTACAATACCTATAGTAGCGTGTACTATCGATATAAAAAATTCTCTCGGAGAGGATTGCTGTTCTTCTGTATTTGTTGATGATATTGTGGAAAGCATGAAAATAGTTGATTATCTGTGCCGATTAGGGCACGAAGATATAGCTATGATTGCTGGATTTGAGAACGATGAAAGTATTGGAAAAAGACGGTATGAGGGCTATAAAATGGCTCTTTTAAAGAATGGCATTAAGGTGAATCCGGCATTGGTGCGTAAGATGAAAAGCAATCTAAATGGCTATTCCCTGAAAAATGGGTATGAGGTAACGAAAGAACTCCTCCAGTCAGGGGAGAAAGTTACAGCAATTTTTGCTCCGAGTGATTATATGGCAATCGGAGCCTGTAAAGCTATTTTTGATAGCGGAAAAAAGGTGCCGGAAGATATCTCGGTAGCAGGATATGATGGACTGGAAATTGCAGATTATTATCAACCATCTCTTACTACCATTCGCCAACCTATTGGAGATATGATAGATAAGGCTTTAGACCTTCTCTTCGATACTATGGAAAAAGAAGCAAAGGTGAAGCATATTATTTTCGAAGGAACTCTAATCAAAGGTGCATCGACGGCGTATCGTTCTGTATAA
- the yicI gene encoding alpha-xylosidase, protein MKFTNGYWLTRKNIKPIYAVEYAYHKIIDDKLIIYAASVHTPGRAESINVAMLTITLESPMDNIINVKVEHFRGRKDRGPHYQINDERNGKVTIWEDEEKLYYSSGSLKAIINKAKKNWKIEFVDSGKMLTETSYRNMAYMIDSDAEKAYMVEQLSLDVGEYIYGLGERFTSFVKNGQVIDMWNEDGGTASELSYKNVPFYLTNKGYGVLVDNSGDVSYEIGSEKVERVQFSVEGESLSYYVISGGTPKKSLELYTDLTGKAPLIPAWSFGLWLTTSFSTDYNENVVMKMIEGMKQRNIPLHVFHFDCFWMHAYEWCGFEWDKEIFPEPENMLQRYHEQNLKVCVWINPYISQNTEAFDECMQKGYFIHKQNGDAWQTDLWQTGMAVIDFTNPDAVEWYKNKLRTLLKMGIDCFKTDFGERIPVKDITYFDDSDPVKMHNYYSILYNKVVFEAIEEIKGRGKAVVFARTSNVGGQQYPVHWGGDCSATYPSMAETLRGGLSLASCGFAFWSHDISGFEQTATPDIYKRWCAFGLLSSHSRLHGGVSYRVPWLFDEESSDVLAHFVKLKCTLMPYIYRQAVLAHEIGVPMLRPMFMEFFGDRVCETLDRQYMFGDSLLIAPIFNDAGEVEYYLPEGKWVHLLSGEIVQGGSYRKEVYNYFSLPLWVRENSILPIGKNSEEVEYDYAEGVTLYISEMTLGASSSAQIVDTSGEVIMSVSAVCEKSRIVVEVDSFYDDYKVIKIGHPATRIYKEENVTIIEI, encoded by the coding sequence ATGAAGTTTACAAATGGTTATTGGTTAACTAGAAAAAATATAAAACCGATTTATGCGGTAGAATATGCCTATCACAAAATTATAGATGATAAGCTGATTATATATGCAGCGAGTGTGCATACACCGGGACGTGCAGAGAGTATAAACGTGGCTATGCTTACGATTACGTTAGAAAGTCCTATGGATAATATAATAAATGTGAAGGTTGAGCATTTTAGGGGACGCAAAGACAGGGGACCCCATTATCAAATTAATGATGAAAGAAACGGAAAAGTAACAATATGGGAAGATGAAGAGAAACTCTATTATTCCTCAGGTAGTCTTAAGGCAATAATTAATAAGGCCAAGAAAAACTGGAAAATAGAATTTGTTGATAGCGGCAAAATGCTAACGGAAACAAGCTACCGAAATATGGCATATATGATAGACAGTGATGCAGAAAAGGCATATATGGTAGAGCAGCTTTCTCTAGATGTAGGTGAATATATTTATGGACTTGGAGAACGTTTTACTTCGTTTGTAAAAAATGGACAAGTTATCGATATGTGGAATGAAGACGGTGGTACGGCAAGTGAACTTAGCTATAAAAACGTTCCTTTCTATCTAACAAATAAAGGCTATGGCGTTCTTGTAGATAATTCCGGAGATGTTTCCTATGAGATAGGAAGTGAAAAAGTAGAGAGAGTGCAGTTTTCTGTAGAGGGGGAATCCTTAAGTTACTATGTCATTAGTGGAGGTACACCGAAAAAGTCTCTTGAATTGTATACAGATTTAACAGGTAAAGCACCTCTGATTCCGGCATGGAGCTTTGGCTTGTGGCTAACGACATCATTTTCTACTGATTATAATGAAAATGTAGTTATGAAAATGATAGAGGGAATGAAACAACGAAATATTCCTCTGCATGTATTTCATTTTGATTGTTTTTGGATGCATGCTTATGAGTGGTGCGGATTCGAATGGGATAAGGAAATATTTCCTGAACCCGAGAATATGCTGCAGCGGTATCACGAACAGAATCTTAAGGTATGTGTTTGGATTAATCCTTATATCTCACAGAATACGGAAGCATTTGATGAATGCATGCAAAAAGGATATTTTATTCATAAGCAAAATGGAGATGCATGGCAGACTGACTTATGGCAAACAGGCATGGCGGTTATTGATTTTACTAATCCAGATGCAGTGGAATGGTACAAAAATAAGTTACGTACATTGTTAAAGATGGGCATAGACTGTTTTAAGACAGACTTTGGAGAAAGAATTCCGGTAAAGGATATCACGTATTTTGATGACTCTGATCCAGTAAAAATGCATAATTATTATTCGATTTTATATAATAAGGTTGTTTTTGAGGCAATAGAAGAAATTAAAGGACGGGGTAAAGCAGTTGTTTTTGCAAGAACTTCCAATGTAGGTGGACAGCAGTATCCGGTGCATTGGGGAGGAGACTGTAGTGCAACATATCCTTCGATGGCAGAGACTCTTCGAGGTGGATTGTCTCTGGCTTCCTGCGGATTTGCTTTTTGGAGTCATGATATTAGTGGTTTTGAGCAGACGGCAACCCCTGACATTTATAAAAGGTGGTGCGCTTTTGGATTACTATCCTCTCATAGCAGACTTCACGGAGGGGTAAGCTATCGTGTACCATGGTTATTTGATGAAGAATCCAGCGATGTATTGGCACATTTTGTGAAGTTGAAATGTACGCTTATGCCTTATATTTACAGACAAGCTGTGCTGGCACATGAAATTGGGGTTCCAATGCTTCGACCAATGTTTATGGAATTCTTTGGTGACAGAGTATGTGAAACTTTGGACAGACAATATATGTTCGGCGATTCCTTATTGATTGCGCCTATATTCAACGATGCAGGGGAAGTGGAATACTATCTTCCGGAAGGAAAGTGGGTACATTTGCTCAGCGGTGAGATTGTGCAGGGTGGAAGTTATCGCAAGGAAGTGTACAATTATTTCTCACTCCCTCTGTGGGTGAGAGAAAACAGTATACTGCCAATTGGTAAAAATAGTGAAGAGGTAGAATATGATTATGCAGAAGGGGTTACTTTGTACATCAGTGAGATGACACTGGGGGCTTCATCGTCAGCACAGATTGTAGATACCAGTGGAGAAGTTATAATGTCTGTTTCCGCAGTTTGTGAGAAGAGTCGTATTGTTGTGGAGGTAGACAGCTTCTATGATGATTATAAGGTTATAAAGATTGGTCATCCGGCTACAAGAATATATAAAGAAGAAAATGTAACCATTATAGAAATATAA
- the trpA gene encoding tryptophan synthase subunit alpha — MSKIKIRDAFAHGKAFIGFLTGGDPSIEKSEEFILKMVEAGCDLIEIGIPFSDPVAEGPVIQEANLRALAADTTTDKIFELAQNVRKKTDVPLVFLTYLNPVYKYGYERFCQRCEEIGVNGLIIPDMPYEEKEELLEIGRKYDVDIISLIAPTSEERVRMIAKDAKGFLYIVSSMGVTGMRSEIKTDLEAILTSVKEVTDTPAAVGFGVNTPEQAKKIARIADGVIVGSAIVKIIEKYGEEAGEHIYDYVKSMKDAIQKIEL, encoded by the coding sequence ATGAGTAAGATTAAGATTAGGGATGCATTTGCTCATGGAAAGGCTTTTATCGGCTTTTTGACAGGGGGCGACCCATCCATAGAAAAAAGTGAAGAGTTCATTTTAAAAATGGTGGAAGCGGGCTGTGATTTAATTGAAATCGGAATACCGTTTTCCGATCCGGTAGCGGAAGGACCTGTGATTCAGGAAGCCAATCTGCGTGCCTTAGCGGCGGATACGACGACGGATAAAATCTTTGAGCTTGCGCAAAATGTACGAAAGAAGACGGATGTCCCACTTGTATTTCTGACCTATCTCAATCCGGTATATAAATACGGCTATGAGCGATTCTGTCAAAGGTGCGAAGAAATAGGAGTAAACGGCCTTATTATTCCCGACATGCCATATGAGGAAAAAGAAGAGCTGCTGGAAATAGGCAGGAAATATGATGTGGATATTATTTCCTTAATTGCTCCGACCTCAGAGGAGAGAGTTAGAATGATTGCCAAAGATGCGAAAGGATTTCTCTATATTGTATCTTCCATGGGAGTGACGGGAATGAGAAGCGAGATTAAGACGGACCTAGAAGCCATTCTTACTTCTGTGAAGGAAGTGACCGATACACCCGCAGCCGTAGGATTCGGTGTCAATACTCCCGAGCAGGCGAAGAAAATTGCCCGAATTGCGGATGGAGTCATCGTAGGGAGCGCTATCGTAAAAATTATTGAAAAATACGGAGAAGAAGCGGGCGAACATATTTATGATTATGTGAAAAGCATGAAAGATGCGATTCAAAAAATCGAATTATAA